A single Halarcobacter anaerophilus DNA region contains:
- a CDS encoding zinc ribbon domain-containing protein YjdM — protein sequence MSQLPNCPKCGSEYTYEDGSLYVCPECAHEWSKDAVEVEEEGLIVKDANGTVLSDGDSVTVIKDLKVKGSSSGIKVGTKIKGIRLVDGNDGHNIDCKIPGVGAIKLKQEFVKKS from the coding sequence ATGAGTCAATTACCAAATTGTCCAAAATGTGGAAGTGAATATACTTATGAGGACGGAAGTTTATATGTATGTCCTGAGTGTGCACATGAGTGGTCAAAAGATGCAGTTGAAGTTGAAGAAGAAGGTTTAATCGTAAAAGATGCAAACGGTACAGTTTTAAGTGACGGTGACAGTGTAACTGTTATCAAAGATTTAAAAGTAAAAGGAAGCTCTTCTGGAATCAAAGTTGGAACTAAAATCAAAGGTATAAGACTTGTTGACGGAAATGACGGTCATAATATTGACTGTAAAATTCCCGGTGTAGGTGCTATTAAACTAAAACAAGAGTTTGTTAAAAAATCATAA
- the ribB gene encoding 3,4-dihydroxy-2-butanone-4-phosphate synthase, with the protein MNQKILNWDFKVKVQDALNALQNGLGVVVTDDKNREDEADVIFYANTITKEQMALLIRECSGIVCLCLTSQKVKELNLPMMVQENNSKYQTPFTVTIEAKENVTTGVSAQDRVTTIKAALKKDGKNHIVSPGHVFPLNARDDGVFERQGHTEASVDLMKLAKLEPVAVLCELTNEDGTMTKGEDIKKFAKKFNMPILSVNDIINYRRYIEE; encoded by the coding sequence ATGAATCAAAAAATCTTAAATTGGGATTTTAAAGTAAAAGTCCAAGATGCTCTAAATGCGCTTCAAAACGGACTTGGTGTAGTTGTTACTGATGATAAAAACAGAGAAGATGAAGCAGATGTTATTTTCTATGCAAATACAATTACAAAAGAGCAGATGGCACTTTTAATTAGAGAATGCAGCGGAATAGTTTGTTTATGTTTAACCTCACAAAAAGTTAAAGAGTTAAATCTTCCTATGATGGTGCAAGAGAATAATTCAAAATATCAAACTCCGTTTACAGTAACAATTGAAGCAAAAGAGAATGTAACAACAGGTGTTTCAGCCCAAGACAGAGTTACTACAATCAAAGCAGCATTAAAAAAAGACGGAAAAAATCATATAGTATCACCAGGACACGTTTTTCCTCTTAATGCAAGAGATGATGGAGTATTCGAAAGACAAGGACATACAGAAGCAAGTGTTGATTTAATGAAATTAGCAAAATTAGAACCTGTTGCTGTTTTATGTGAACTAACAAATGAAGATGGAACAATGACAAAAGGTGAAGATATTAAAAAGTTTGCAAAAAAATTTAATATGCCTATTTTAAGTGTAAATGACATAATAAATTATAGAAGATATATAGAAGAGTAA
- a CDS encoding HAMP domain-containing methyl-accepting chemotaxis protein, producing the protein MSIQNLKMRTKIFLIVLLGIIGLVVVVIPTILELNSTVDRLDKADELSRLDRRFADMRRQEKNFMLRKDAQSLQKHKELYEESIKIINQLSNRFKNPKNIEMISEIKSHIEYYRKEFALYVSNHKDSIVSKYDLTNEETNMVTNARKVSSLVTDFRRAQSKEANEDIDSLKTFIISIGLLALILLSFFAGLIVSSIIKSLEEVKAGLLSFFSFLNKESSSVKAINLNSQDEFGQMAKVINENIVKTKKVIDEDNEVIADAKVVMQRVKNGWYSQFIEKHTSNESLDEFKNGVNEMIKSTRERFQELEDVLALYAKLDYRKTLKMRENDEKGGVLEKFVIGINTLQTSITQMLVENKQNGLTLDKSSDILLENVEILNTNSNEAAAALEETAAALEEITSNIVSNTDNVVKMGNYANELTQSAKEGEKLAQETTVSMDEINEQVNSINEAITVIDQIAFQTNILSLNAAVEAATAGEAGKGFAVVAQEVRNLAARSAEAAKEIKDLVETATTKANSGKSIADKMIKGYNGLNDNISKTIEIISDVEMASKEQQTGIEQINDAVTQLDQQTQQNAAIASQTHEVAIQTDEISKMVVSSANEKEFEGKNSVKASEIRGEKNRNNDKKTPSSPSSKKVTKIAEKKLTSSDKEVWESF; encoded by the coding sequence ATGTCAATTCAGAATTTAAAAATGAGAACCAAGATATTTTTAATTGTTTTGTTAGGTATTATCGGTTTGGTTGTTGTGGTAATACCTACTATCTTGGAATTAAATTCTACCGTGGATAGATTAGATAAAGCAGATGAACTGAGTCGTTTAGATAGAAGATTTGCCGATATGAGAAGACAAGAAAAAAACTTTATGTTAAGAAAAGATGCTCAAAGTTTGCAAAAACATAAAGAGCTTTATGAAGAGAGCATAAAAATAATTAACCAGCTGTCAAACAGGTTCAAAAATCCTAAAAATATTGAAATGATTTCAGAAATAAAATCTCATATAGAGTATTATAGAAAAGAGTTTGCTTTATATGTTTCAAATCATAAAGATTCAATAGTATCTAAATATGATTTGACAAATGAAGAGACAAACATGGTTACAAATGCAAGAAAAGTAAGTAGTTTGGTAACTGATTTTAGAAGAGCCCAAAGCAAAGAGGCAAATGAAGATATAGATTCTTTAAAAACATTTATAATCAGCATAGGTTTACTGGCTTTGATACTGTTAAGTTTTTTTGCCGGTTTAATTGTTTCTTCAATAATCAAATCATTGGAAGAGGTTAAAGCAGGGCTTCTAAGCTTTTTTTCTTTTCTAAATAAAGAGAGTTCTTCCGTAAAAGCTATAAATTTAAACTCACAAGATGAATTTGGACAAATGGCTAAGGTAATAAATGAAAATATCGTAAAAACAAAAAAAGTAATAGATGAAGATAATGAAGTAATTGCAGATGCAAAAGTAGTAATGCAAAGAGTGAAAAACGGATGGTATTCACAATTTATAGAAAAGCACACATCAAATGAGTCTTTAGATGAGTTTAAAAACGGTGTAAATGAGATGATAAAATCAACAAGAGAAAGATTTCAAGAATTAGAAGATGTTCTTGCATTGTATGCAAAACTTGATTATAGAAAAACTTTAAAAATGAGAGAGAATGATGAAAAAGGCGGAGTTCTTGAAAAATTTGTTATAGGAATAAATACTTTACAAACATCAATTACCCAAATGCTTGTGGAAAATAAACAAAACGGATTAACCTTAGATAAAAGTTCGGATATCTTACTTGAAAATGTTGAAATTTTAAATACAAACTCAAATGAAGCAGCAGCAGCCCTAGAAGAGACAGCAGCAGCCTTAGAAGAGATAACCTCGAATATTGTAAGTAATACGGATAATGTAGTTAAAATGGGAAATTATGCAAATGAATTAACCCAGTCCGCAAAAGAAGGAGAGAAATTAGCTCAAGAAACAACAGTTTCAATGGATGAGATAAATGAACAAGTAAACTCAATTAATGAAGCAATAACAGTAATAGATCAAATAGCTTTCCAAACAAATATACTTTCACTAAATGCAGCAGTAGAAGCAGCAACGGCAGGAGAAGCAGGGAAAGGTTTTGCAGTAGTAGCCCAAGAAGTAAGAAATCTAGCAGCAAGAAGTGCAGAAGCTGCAAAAGAGATAAAAGATTTGGTAGAAACAGCAACAACAAAAGCAAATAGCGGAAAAAGTATAGCAGATAAGATGATAAAAGGGTATAACGGCTTAAATGATAATATATCAAAAACAATAGAGATAATATCAGATGTAGAGATGGCAAGTAAAGAGCAGCAAACAGGAATAGAACAGATAAATGATGCCGTTACCCAGCTTGACCAGCAAACTCAGCAAAATGCAGCAATAGCTTCCCAAACTCATGAAGTTGCAATACAAACAGATGAAATCTCAAAAATGGTAGTTTCAAGTGCAAATGAAAAAGAGTTTGAAGGGAAAAATAGCGTAAAAGCCAGCGAAATTAGAGGTGAGAAAAACAGAAATAATGATAAAAAAACTCCTTCTTCTCCTTCTTCAAAAAAAGTGACAAAAATCGCAGAAAAAAAACTTACAAGTTCTGATAAGGAAGTCTGGGAAAGTTTTTAG
- a CDS encoding SpoIIE family protein phosphatase, with protein sequence MKVLNNLKVKTKILLIVLLGVFSVFLVSIPTIFELNSSVDRITKAEDLSRLDRRFHNMRIQEKNFMLRHDEVSLNNHEIYYDESMKVIDELSKKFKNPQNLEALANIKESMQKYREKFLIYIKKYEGSIVLENKLLNEESDMVTNAREIDSLVTNFRRGQNSQANTEIEYLKIFVIVVSFLAFIFLIAMGTLIGNSIIYALEQLKSGLLNFFAFLNRKKDFAEPIILNSKDEFGLMAKSINKNIKSIEKLHLELFELNTQLEKKVNQRTKELKEANEQITKSIDFAAIIQQTFNCKEERVKDFFDDYFILLNQREKVGGDIILFEKINEDECLLMDIDCTSHGVPGAFVTMIVIALQRQILKEIELDNTEALDTSLILKRFNYEIKHLLEQTSKNSKSNVGFDGQIVYYNRAKNILKFSGARNDIVLFIDGQIKRIKGDRHSVGYKNSDENYEFTQHTINIEKDTILYIYSDGFTDQIGGNKLIPFGKMRTLNILKKCWGKKLQEQKEHLLRALKNYRKSYEQNDDISFVGLRIKKN encoded by the coding sequence TTGAAAGTTTTAAATAATTTGAAAGTAAAAACAAAAATTCTTCTAATCGTTTTATTAGGAGTTTTTTCGGTTTTTTTAGTCTCTATTCCTACAATCTTTGAATTAAATTCCTCTGTTGACAGAATTACCAAAGCAGAAGATTTAAGCCGTTTAGACAGAAGATTCCATAATATGAGAATACAAGAAAAGAATTTTATGTTAAGGCATGATGAAGTTAGTCTGAATAATCATGAAATCTATTATGATGAAAGTATGAAAGTTATTGATGAACTTTCAAAAAAATTTAAAAATCCCCAAAATCTTGAAGCCCTTGCTAATATCAAAGAATCCATGCAAAAATATAGAGAGAAATTTTTAATATATATAAAAAAATATGAAGGTTCTATTGTATTAGAAAACAAGCTTTTAAATGAAGAATCGGATATGGTAACAAATGCAAGAGAAATAGACAGTCTTGTAACAAATTTTAGAAGAGGGCAGAATAGTCAAGCTAACACTGAAATAGAATATCTTAAAATCTTTGTTATCGTTGTCTCATTTCTTGCTTTTATATTTCTTATTGCAATGGGAACTTTAATAGGCAATTCGATTATTTATGCTTTAGAACAATTAAAAAGCGGTTTACTGAATTTTTTTGCATTTTTAAATAGAAAAAAAGATTTTGCAGAGCCTATTATTTTAAATTCAAAAGATGAATTCGGTCTTATGGCTAAAAGCATAAATAAAAATATTAAATCTATAGAAAAACTGCATTTAGAGTTATTTGAACTAAATACGCAACTTGAAAAAAAGGTTAACCAAAGAACTAAAGAGTTAAAAGAAGCAAATGAACAAATAACAAAATCAATAGATTTCGCAGCTATAATTCAACAGACTTTTAACTGTAAAGAAGAGAGAGTAAAAGATTTTTTTGATGATTATTTTATTTTATTAAATCAAAGAGAAAAGGTAGGCGGAGATATAATTTTATTTGAAAAAATAAATGAAGATGAATGTTTGCTTATGGATATAGATTGCACAAGTCACGGAGTACCCGGTGCTTTTGTAACAATGATAGTAATAGCTTTACAAAGGCAGATATTAAAAGAGATAGAACTTGATAATACAGAAGCTCTTGATACCTCTTTAATTCTTAAACGATTTAATTATGAAATAAAACATCTTTTAGAACAAACATCAAAAAATTCTAAATCAAATGTAGGTTTTGACGGACAGATAGTTTATTATAACAGAGCGAAAAATATTCTAAAATTTTCCGGTGCAAGAAATGATATTGTTCTTTTTATTGACGGACAAATAAAGAGAATCAAAGGAGATAGGCACTCTGTAGGTTATAAAAACAGCGATGAAAATTATGAATTTACCCAACATACCATAAATATAGAAAAAGATACTATTCTTTATATATACAGTGACGGCTTTACGGATCAAATTGGAGGAAATAAATTAATTCCGTTTGGAAAAATGAGAACACTTAATATTTTGAAAAAGTGTTGGGGTAAAAAACTTCAAGAACAAAAAGAACATTTGTTAAGAGCTTTGAAAAACTATAGGAAATCTTATGAACAAAACGATGATATCTCTTTTGTTGGATTAAGAATTAAAAAGAATTAA
- a CDS encoding DoxX family protein, whose translation MRSLENFLARVLSDDMGKLILRFMLGFLMIFHGYKKLIFGIDGIKSLVVSNGLPEFFAYGVYLGELILPIFIIIGLYTRISSFIYAFTMFFAIYLVHSSHLLGLSAKTGGLLIETPLLFMLGALALMFLGAGKFSIDKR comes from the coding sequence ATGAGGTCGTTAGAAAATTTTCTAGCTAGAGTTTTAAGTGATGATATGGGAAAACTGATTCTAAGATTTATGCTTGGGTTTTTAATGATATTTCACGGTTACAAAAAACTTATTTTTGGAATAGATGGAATAAAATCATTAGTTGTAAGTAACGGTTTGCCCGAATTTTTTGCATATGGAGTATATTTAGGAGAGTTAATTCTTCCTATTTTTATAATAATCGGATTATATACTAGAATCAGCAGTTTTATTTATGCCTTTACAATGTTTTTTGCAATTTATTTGGTTCACTCTTCTCATCTTTTAGGTTTAAGTGCAAAAACAGGAGGTCTTCTTATTGAAACACCTCTTTTATTTATGTTAGGAGCTCTTGCACTTATGTTCTTAGGAGCAGGGAAATTTAGTATAGACAAAAGATAA